One region of Parambassis ranga chromosome 21, fParRan2.1, whole genome shotgun sequence genomic DNA includes:
- the arhgef7a gene encoding rho guanine nucleotide exchange factor 7a isoform X2 — MSENSGQQLLVKARFNFQQTNEDELTFTKGDIISVTRQEEGGWWEGMLNSRTGWFPSNYVREVKGTDKQVSPKSGTLKSPPKGFDTSAISKTYYNLVLQNILETETEYSKDLQSLLTNYLRPLQNIDRLSSCDVALILGNLEEISTFQQMLVQSLEECTKLPETQQRVGGFFLNLMPQMKALYVGYCSNHPSAVNVLTQHSEVLGEFMEGHGAVSPGILTLTTGLSKPFMRLDKYPTLLKELERHMEESHLDRPDIQKCMATFKNLSAQCQEVRKRKELELQILTESIRLWEGDDIKTLGSVIYMSQVLVQSPVLEEKNERYLMLFPHILLMLSASPRMSGFIFQGKLPLAGMMVTRLEDCEAHKNAFELNGTMFDRLQVMCSSQQDLQDWVEHLSRQIKHTAATAPSHKPLTVPCHTLPSHPLTPSRHAEGRAMTVAPTYHTLPHPSSHGTSHSTMMWGPLEPPNTPKPWSLSCLRPAPPLRPSAALCYKEDLSKSPKSVKKLLPKRKPERKQSEEEFALRKSTAALEEDAQILKVIEAYCTSAKTRQTLNSRPRRETGLHVIIPGEDKVFVEDPSRNGQSAAEEKSLVDVVYALRDQVQELKQDNKKMKRSLEEEQRARKDLEKVVRRVLKSISDPTWDETNL; from the exons atgtcagaaaacagtggacagcagctgctggtgAAGGCTCGGTTCAACTTCCAGCAGACCAACGAGGATGAGCTCACCTTTACCAAAGGTGACATCATCAGCGTGACTCGCCAGGAGGAGGGCGGCTGGTGGGAGGGGATGCTCAACAGCAGGACCGGCTGGTTTCCTAGCAACTATGTGCGCGAGGTCAAAGGCACCG ACAAACAAGTGTCCCCCAAGTCCGGCACACTGAAGAGTCCTCCGAAAGGCTTCGACACCTCTGCCATCAGCAAGACCTACTATAACCTG GTTTTGCAGAACATTTTAGAAACGGAGACAGAATACTCGAAGGATCTTCAAAGCCTCCTGACCAACTACCTGCGACCTCTTCAGAACATCGACAG GCTGAGCAGCTGCGACGTGGCTCTGATTCTGGGAAACCTGGAGGAGATCAGCACCTTCCAGCAGATGCTCGTCCAATCGCTGGAGGAGTGCACCAA GCTTCCTGAAACCCAGCAGAGGGTCGGTGGCTTCTTCCTCAACCTCATGCCACAGATGAAGGCTCTCTATGTTGGTTACTGCTCCAACCACCCTTCTGCAGTTAATGTGCTCACCCAGCACAG TGAAGTATTGGGGGAGTTCATGGAGGGCCACGGTGCAGTCTCCCCTGGGATCCTCACTCTGACCACAGGCCTCAGTAAACCCTTCATGAGACTGGACAAATACCCCACCTTACTCAAAGAGCTGGAGCGGcacatggag GAGAGCCATCTTGACCGGCCGGACATTCAGAAGTGCATGGCGACTTTCAAAAACCTGTCT GCTCAGTGCCAGGAGGTGCGGAAACGGaaggagctggagctgcagatCCTCACAGAGTCCATCCGGCTGTGGGAGGGGGACGACATCAAAACCCTGGGCTCTGTCATCTACATGAGCCAGGTCTTAGTCCAGAGTCCTGTGCTCGAG gagaaGAACGAGCGTTACCTCATGCTCTTCCCTCACATCCTCCTCATGTTGTCTGCCAGTCCCAGGATGAGTGGCTTCATATTCCAG GGGAAATTGCCCCTGGCCGGCATGATGGTGACCAGACTAGAAGACTGTGAAGCCCATAAAAATGCGTTTGAACTCAACG GCACGATGTTTGACCGGCTCCAGGTGAtgtgcagcagccagcaggacctGCAGGACTGGGTGGAGCACCTGAGCCGACAGAtcaaacacactgcagccacaGCGCCCAGCCACAAACCCCTCACCGTGCCCTGCCACACG CTTCCTTCTCACCCCCTCACCCCGTCCCGACACGCTGAAGGGAGGGCCATGACGGTGGCTCCTACATACCACACCCTGCCTCACCCGTCCTCCCACGGCACCTCCCACAGCACCATGATGTGGGGCCCGCTGGAACCACCCAACACCCCCAAACCCTGGAGCCTGAGCTGCCTCCGACCCGCCCCACCCCTGCGGCCCTCCGCTGCCCTCTGCTACAAGGAG GATCTTAGTAAAAGTCCTAAGAGTGTGAAGAAGCTCCTCCCCAAGCGTAAACCTGAGAGGAAGCAGTCTGAAGAGGAGTTTGCCTTGAGGAAGa gCACTGCTGCTCTGGAGGAAGACGCACAGATCCTGAAAGTGATCGAGGCGTACTGCACCAGCGCCAAGACCAGGCAGACTCTCAACTCCA GACCACGGAGGGAAACGGGGCTGCACGTCATCATCCCCGGAGAGGACAAGGTCTTTGTGGAGGATCCCAGTCGCAACGGACAAAGTGCAGCGGAGGAAAA GAGCCTGGTGGACGTGGTGTACGCCCTGAGGGACCAGGTCCAGGAGCTGAAACAG GATAATAAGAAGATGAAGAGGtcgctggaggaggagcagcgagCGCGGAAAGATCTAGAAAAAGTTGTGAGGAGAGTGTTGAAGAGCATCAGTGACCCCACGTGGGATGAGACGAACCTGTGA
- the arhgef7a gene encoding rho guanine nucleotide exchange factor 7a isoform X3, producing MNSAEQTVTWLITLGVLESPKKTISDPEAFLQSSLKDGVVLCRLLERLSPGSTEKIYQEPKNDGECLSNIKEFLKGCTSFRVEPFEASDLLLGLNFSKVLSSLVALNKVTADIGVGSDSVCARHSSAHRIKSFESLSSQASLGRTSKLLQNQFRSLDMSENSGQQLLVKARFNFQQTNEDELTFTKGDIISVTRQEEGGWWEGMLNSRTGWFPSNYVREVKGTDKQVSPKSGTLKSPPKGFDTSAISKTYYNLVLQNILETETEYSKDLQSLLTNYLRPLQNIDRLSSCDVALILGNLEEISTFQQMLVQSLEECTKLPETQQRVGGFFLNLMPQMKALYVGYCSNHPSAVNVLTQHSEVLGEFMEGHGAVSPGILTLTTGLSKPFMRLDKYPTLLKELERHMEESHLDRPDIQKCMATFKNLSAQCQEVRKRKELELQILTESIRLWEGDDIKTLGSVIYMSQVLVQSPVLEEKNERYLMLFPHILLMLSASPRMSGFIFQGKLPLAGMMVTRLEDCEAHKNAFELNGTMFDRLQVMCSSQQDLQDWVEHLSRQIKHTAATAPSHKPLTVPCHTLPSHPLTPSRHAEGRAMTVAPTYHTLPHPSSHGTSHSTMMWGPLEPPNTPKPWSLSCLRPAPPLRPSAALCYKEDLSKSPKSVKKLLPKRKPERKQSEEEFALRKSTAALEEDAQILKVIEAYCTSAKTRQTLNSTWQGTDLMHNHVLADVDQSCMDTLGRRSSMSRPELTSDLSEDSDYDSIWTTHSYRMGSVPRPRRETGLHVIIPGEDKVFVEDPSRNGQSAAEEKSLVDVVYALRDQVQELKQDNKKMKRSLEEEQRARKDLEKVVRRVLKSISDPTWDETNL from the exons CCGTTCGAGGCCAGTGACCTGCTGCTGGGGCTGAACTTCTCCAAGGTGCTGAGCAGCCTGGTTGCTCTGAATAAAGTGACGGCAG ATATCGGCGTGGGCAGCGATTCGGTGTGTGCCCGACACTCCTCAGCCCACCGCATCAAGTCCTTTGAGTCTCTGTCCTCCCAGGCTTCACTGGGCCGAACCTCCAAGCTGCTGCAGAACCAGTTCCGCAGTCTG gacatgtcagaaaacagtggacagcagctgctggtgAAGGCTCGGTTCAACTTCCAGCAGACCAACGAGGATGAGCTCACCTTTACCAAAGGTGACATCATCAGCGTGACTCGCCAGGAGGAGGGCGGCTGGTGGGAGGGGATGCTCAACAGCAGGACCGGCTGGTTTCCTAGCAACTATGTGCGCGAGGTCAAAGGCACCG ACAAACAAGTGTCCCCCAAGTCCGGCACACTGAAGAGTCCTCCGAAAGGCTTCGACACCTCTGCCATCAGCAAGACCTACTATAACCTG GTTTTGCAGAACATTTTAGAAACGGAGACAGAATACTCGAAGGATCTTCAAAGCCTCCTGACCAACTACCTGCGACCTCTTCAGAACATCGACAG GCTGAGCAGCTGCGACGTGGCTCTGATTCTGGGAAACCTGGAGGAGATCAGCACCTTCCAGCAGATGCTCGTCCAATCGCTGGAGGAGTGCACCAA GCTTCCTGAAACCCAGCAGAGGGTCGGTGGCTTCTTCCTCAACCTCATGCCACAGATGAAGGCTCTCTATGTTGGTTACTGCTCCAACCACCCTTCTGCAGTTAATGTGCTCACCCAGCACAG TGAAGTATTGGGGGAGTTCATGGAGGGCCACGGTGCAGTCTCCCCTGGGATCCTCACTCTGACCACAGGCCTCAGTAAACCCTTCATGAGACTGGACAAATACCCCACCTTACTCAAAGAGCTGGAGCGGcacatggag GAGAGCCATCTTGACCGGCCGGACATTCAGAAGTGCATGGCGACTTTCAAAAACCTGTCT GCTCAGTGCCAGGAGGTGCGGAAACGGaaggagctggagctgcagatCCTCACAGAGTCCATCCGGCTGTGGGAGGGGGACGACATCAAAACCCTGGGCTCTGTCATCTACATGAGCCAGGTCTTAGTCCAGAGTCCTGTGCTCGAG gagaaGAACGAGCGTTACCTCATGCTCTTCCCTCACATCCTCCTCATGTTGTCTGCCAGTCCCAGGATGAGTGGCTTCATATTCCAG GGGAAATTGCCCCTGGCCGGCATGATGGTGACCAGACTAGAAGACTGTGAAGCCCATAAAAATGCGTTTGAACTCAACG GCACGATGTTTGACCGGCTCCAGGTGAtgtgcagcagccagcaggacctGCAGGACTGGGTGGAGCACCTGAGCCGACAGAtcaaacacactgcagccacaGCGCCCAGCCACAAACCCCTCACCGTGCCCTGCCACACG CTTCCTTCTCACCCCCTCACCCCGTCCCGACACGCTGAAGGGAGGGCCATGACGGTGGCTCCTACATACCACACCCTGCCTCACCCGTCCTCCCACGGCACCTCCCACAGCACCATGATGTGGGGCCCGCTGGAACCACCCAACACCCCCAAACCCTGGAGCCTGAGCTGCCTCCGACCCGCCCCACCCCTGCGGCCCTCCGCTGCCCTCTGCTACAAGGAG GATCTTAGTAAAAGTCCTAAGAGTGTGAAGAAGCTCCTCCCCAAGCGTAAACCTGAGAGGAAGCAGTCTGAAGAGGAGTTTGCCTTGAGGAAGa gCACTGCTGCTCTGGAGGAAGACGCACAGATCCTGAAAGTGATCGAGGCGTACTGCACCAGCGCCAAGACCAGGCAGACTCTCAACTCCA CCTGGCAGGGCACTGACCTGATGCACAACCATGTGCTCGCCGACGTAGACCAGTCCTGCATGGACACGCTGGGCCGCCGTAGCAGCATGTCACGGCCCgaactgacctctgacctttcgGAGGACTCTGACTATGACTCCATCTGGACCACCCACAGTTACAGGATGGGTTCGGTGCCGC GACCACGGAGGGAAACGGGGCTGCACGTCATCATCCCCGGAGAGGACAAGGTCTTTGTGGAGGATCCCAGTCGCAACGGACAAAGTGCAGCGGAGGAAAA GAGCCTGGTGGACGTGGTGTACGCCCTGAGGGACCAGGTCCAGGAGCTGAAACAG GATAATAAGAAGATGAAGAGGtcgctggaggaggagcagcgagCGCGGAAAGATCTAGAAAAAGTTGTGAGGAGAGTGTTGAAGAGCATCAGTGACCCCACGTGGGATGAGACGAACCTGTGA